From one Anopheles cruzii chromosome 3, idAnoCruzAS_RS32_06, whole genome shotgun sequence genomic stretch:
- the LOC128271295 gene encoding 60S ribosomal protein L23, with translation MSKRGRGGSAGGKFRISLGLPVGAVINCADNTGAKNLYVIAVHGIRGRLNRLPAAGVGDMFVATVKKGKPELRKKVMPAVVIRQRKPFRRRDGVFLYFEDNAGVIVNNKGEMKGSAITGPVAKECADLWPRIASNAGSIA, from the exons ATGTCTAAGAGAg GACGTGGAGGATCCGCGGGAGGAAAGTTCCGTATTTCTCTCGGTCTACCAGTGGGCGCAGTCATCAATTGTGCCGACAATACGGGCGCCAAGAACCTGTATGTAATTGCCGTTCATGGCATCCGTGGTCGTCTGAACCGTCTGCCAGCGGCTGGCGTCGGAGATATGTTCGTTGCCACGGTCAAGAAAGGCAAACCGGAGTTGAGGAAAAAG GTAATGCCTGCTGTTGTCATTCGACAACGTAAGCCGTTCCGCAGGCGAGACGGTGTTTTTCTCTATTTTGAGGACAATGCTGGTGTAATAGTCAACAACAAGGGTGAAATGAAAGGCTCTGCGATCACTGGACCCGTTGCAAAAGAGTGTGCCGACCTGTGGCCCCGTATCGCCTCCAACGCAGGTTCAATTGCATAA